From the Gouania willdenowi chromosome 19, fGouWil2.1, whole genome shotgun sequence genome, one window contains:
- the LOC114481354 gene encoding calcium/calmodulin-dependent protein kinase type II subunit gamma-like isoform X3, with protein sequence MATTATSTRFTDEYQLYEELGKGAFSVVRRCVKKSSGQEYAAKIINTKKLSARDHQKLEREARICRLLKHPNIVRLHDSISEEGFHYLVFDLVTGGELFEDIVAREYYSEADASHCISQILESVNHIHQHDIVHRDLKPENLLLASKMKGAAVKLADFGLAIEVQGDQQAWFGFAGTPGYLSPEVLRKDPYGKPVDIWACGVILYILLVGYPPFWDEDQHKLYQQIKAGAYDFPSPEWDTVTPEAKNLINQMLTINPAKRITAEQALKHPWVCHRSTVASMMHRQETVECLRKFNARRKLKGAILTTMLVSRNFSACKSLLNKKSDSAKPSTNNSKNSIVSAINALKDTNMATNAQMESQSTVVHNPPDGVKGSTESNATNDEEEMKGMKADSTALSLSSATEEMPPLLPSPQGSPAMPPHDVKRMAWNSTGNSSCPDSELSQSSISAAPLGSISVAAKSNTKQSRKQEIIKITEQLIEAINNGDFDAYTRICDPGLTSFEPEALGNLVEGMDFHKFYFDNLLSKNSKPVHTTLLNPHVHLIGEDAACIAYIRLTQFVDSTGRPRSSQSEETRVWHRREGKWLNVHFHCSGAPAAPLQ encoded by the exons GGGAGCTTTTTCAGTGGTGCGGAGGTGTGTGAAGAAGTCATCAGGACAGGAATATGCTGCAAAAATCATCAACACTAAGAAGTTGTCAGCGAGAG ACCATCAGAAACTAGAGAGAGAGGCTCGTATCTGTCGTCTGCTGAAACACCCAAACATTG TGAGACTGCATGACAGCATTTCAGAGGAAGGCTTTCATTACCTAGTCTTTGACCT CGTGACAGGAGGAGAGCTTTTCGAAGACATTGTAGCCAGGGAGTACTACAGCGAGGCCGACGCCAG TCATTGCATTAGTCAGATCTTGGAGAGTGTCAATCATATCCACCAGCATGATATTGTGCACAGAGACCTCAAG CCTGAAAACCTGTTGTTGGCCAGTAAGATGAAGGGAGCCGCAGTGAAGCTGGCAGACTTTGGCCTTGCTATTGAAGTGCAGGGAGACCAGCAGGCATGGTTTG GGTTTGCAGGCACTCCTGGTTATCTCTCCCCTGAGGTCCTGAGGAAGGACCCCTACGGCAAGCCTGTGGACATATGGGCTTGTG GTGTTATTCTCTATATCTTGTTAGTGGGATATCCTCCTTTCTGGGATGAGGATCAACACAAACTCTATCAGCAAATCAAAGCTGGAGCCTATGAT TTTCCCTCCCCTGAGTGGGACACAGTGACTCCAGAGGCAAAGAACTTGATCAATCAGATGTTGACCATTAACCCAGCAAAGAGAATCACCGCCGAGCAGGCCCTCAAACACCCATGGGTCTGC CACCGCTCTACAGTGGCCTCCATGATGCACAGACAGGAAACTGTTGAATGTCTTCGCAAGTTCAACGCTCGTCGAAAACTTAAG GGAGCCATTCTCACCACCATGCTGGTGTCCAGAAACTTCTCAG CATGCAAAAGTTTACTCAATAAGAAGTCGGATTCTGCTAAG CCTTCTACCAACAACAGTAAGAACAGTATAGTGAGCGCCATCAATGCCCTGAAAGACACCAACATGGCGACCAACGCCCAGATG GAGTCTCAGAGCACAGTGGTGCACAACCCTCCCGATGGAGTCAAG GGCTCAACGGAGAGCAACGCCACCAACGACGAGGAGGAAATGAAAGGTATGAAAG cGGACAGCACGGCGCTGAGTTTGAGCAGCGCCACAGAAGAGATGCCCCCACTTCTGCCCTCACCTCAAGGTTCACCTGCCA TGCCACCGCATGACGTAAAGCGCATGGCATGGAACAGCACTGGTAACAGCTCCTGCCCCGACTCTGAGCTCTCACAGTCGTCCATCTCTGCAGCTCCACTAGGGAGCATATCTGTCGCTGCTAAAAGCAACACTAAGCAGA GTCGTAAACAGGAGATCATCAAGATAACGGAGCAGCTGATTGAAGCCATCAACAACGGCGATTTTGATGCCTACac GAGGATCTGTGATCCCGGACTGACCTCCTTTGAACCCGAGGCCTTGGGAAACCTGGTGGAGGGAATGGACTTCCACAAGTTCTACTTTGATAACT TGCTGAGCAAGAACAGCAAGCCGGTGCACACCACCCTCCTCAACCCTCACGTGCACCTGATTGGCGAGGACGCTGCCTGCATCGCCTACATCCGTCTCACGCAGTTCGTGGACTCCACAGGCCGCCCGCgctccagccaatcagaggagaCCAGAGTGTGGCACCGTCGTGAGGGGAAGTGGCTGAACGTTCACTTTCACTGCTCAGGAGCGCCTGCTGCACCACTCCAGTGA
- the LOC114481354 gene encoding calcium/calmodulin-dependent protein kinase type II delta chain-like isoform X6, giving the protein MATTATSTRFTDEYQLYEELGKGAFSVVRRCVKKSSGQEYAAKIINTKKLSARDHQKLEREARICRLLKHPNIVRLHDSISEEGFHYLVFDLVTGGELFEDIVAREYYSEADASHCISQILESVNHIHQHDIVHRDLKPENLLLASKMKGAAVKLADFGLAIEVQGDQQAWFGFAGTPGYLSPEVLRKDPYGKPVDIWACGVILYILLVGYPPFWDEDQHKLYQQIKAGAYDFPSPEWDTVTPEAKNLINQMLTINPAKRITAEQALKHPWVCHRSTVASMMHRQETVECLRKFNARRKLKGAILTTMLVSRNFSVGRQHTNSAAAASSTASLAQEACKSLLNKKSDSAKESQSTVVHNPPDGVKGSTESNATNDEEEMKADSTALSLSSATEEMPPLLPSPQGSPAMPPHDVKRMAWNSTGNSSCPDSELSQSSISAAPLGSISVAAKSNTKQSRKQEIIKITEQLIEAINNGDFDAYTRICDPGLTSFEPEALGNLVEGMDFHKFYFDNLLSKNSKPVHTTLLNPHVHLIGEDAACIAYIRLTQFVDSTGRPRSSQSEETRVWHRREGKWLNVHFHCSGAPAAPLQ; this is encoded by the exons GGGAGCTTTTTCAGTGGTGCGGAGGTGTGTGAAGAAGTCATCAGGACAGGAATATGCTGCAAAAATCATCAACACTAAGAAGTTGTCAGCGAGAG ACCATCAGAAACTAGAGAGAGAGGCTCGTATCTGTCGTCTGCTGAAACACCCAAACATTG TGAGACTGCATGACAGCATTTCAGAGGAAGGCTTTCATTACCTAGTCTTTGACCT CGTGACAGGAGGAGAGCTTTTCGAAGACATTGTAGCCAGGGAGTACTACAGCGAGGCCGACGCCAG TCATTGCATTAGTCAGATCTTGGAGAGTGTCAATCATATCCACCAGCATGATATTGTGCACAGAGACCTCAAG CCTGAAAACCTGTTGTTGGCCAGTAAGATGAAGGGAGCCGCAGTGAAGCTGGCAGACTTTGGCCTTGCTATTGAAGTGCAGGGAGACCAGCAGGCATGGTTTG GGTTTGCAGGCACTCCTGGTTATCTCTCCCCTGAGGTCCTGAGGAAGGACCCCTACGGCAAGCCTGTGGACATATGGGCTTGTG GTGTTATTCTCTATATCTTGTTAGTGGGATATCCTCCTTTCTGGGATGAGGATCAACACAAACTCTATCAGCAAATCAAAGCTGGAGCCTATGAT TTTCCCTCCCCTGAGTGGGACACAGTGACTCCAGAGGCAAAGAACTTGATCAATCAGATGTTGACCATTAACCCAGCAAAGAGAATCACCGCCGAGCAGGCCCTCAAACACCCATGGGTCTGC CACCGCTCTACAGTGGCCTCCATGATGCACAGACAGGAAACTGTTGAATGTCTTCGCAAGTTCAACGCTCGTCGAAAACTTAAG GGAGCCATTCTCACCACCATGCTGGTGTCCAGAAACTTCTCAG TGGGCCGGCAGCATACCAACTCTGCTGCTGCCGCCTCCTCCACAGCCTCACTGGCTCAGGAAG CATGCAAAAGTTTACTCAATAAGAAGTCGGATTCTGCTAAG GAGTCTCAGAGCACAGTGGTGCACAACCCTCCCGATGGAGTCAAG GGCTCAACGGAGAGCAACGCCACCAACGACGAGGAGGAAATGAAAG cGGACAGCACGGCGCTGAGTTTGAGCAGCGCCACAGAAGAGATGCCCCCACTTCTGCCCTCACCTCAAGGTTCACCTGCCA TGCCACCGCATGACGTAAAGCGCATGGCATGGAACAGCACTGGTAACAGCTCCTGCCCCGACTCTGAGCTCTCACAGTCGTCCATCTCTGCAGCTCCACTAGGGAGCATATCTGTCGCTGCTAAAAGCAACACTAAGCAGA GTCGTAAACAGGAGATCATCAAGATAACGGAGCAGCTGATTGAAGCCATCAACAACGGCGATTTTGATGCCTACac GAGGATCTGTGATCCCGGACTGACCTCCTTTGAACCCGAGGCCTTGGGAAACCTGGTGGAGGGAATGGACTTCCACAAGTTCTACTTTGATAACT TGCTGAGCAAGAACAGCAAGCCGGTGCACACCACCCTCCTCAACCCTCACGTGCACCTGATTGGCGAGGACGCTGCCTGCATCGCCTACATCCGTCTCACGCAGTTCGTGGACTCCACAGGCCGCCCGCgctccagccaatcagaggagaCCAGAGTGTGGCACCGTCGTGAGGGGAAGTGGCTGAACGTTCACTTTCACTGCTCAGGAGCGCCTGCTGCACCACTCCAGTGA
- the LOC114481354 gene encoding calcium/calmodulin-dependent protein kinase type II subunit gamma-like isoform X10 has translation MATTATSTRFTDEYQLYEELGKGAFSVVRRCVKKSSGQEYAAKIINTKKLSARDHQKLEREARICRLLKHPNIVRLHDSISEEGFHYLVFDLVTGGELFEDIVAREYYSEADASHCISQILESVNHIHQHDIVHRDLKPENLLLASKMKGAAVKLADFGLAIEVQGDQQAWFGFAGTPGYLSPEVLRKDPYGKPVDIWACGVILYILLVGYPPFWDEDQHKLYQQIKAGAYDFPSPEWDTVTPEAKNLINQMLTINPAKRITAEQALKHPWVCHRSTVASMMHRQETVECLRKFNARRKLKGAILTTMLVSRNFSVGRQHTNSAAAASSTASLAQEACKSLLNKKSDSAKESQSTVVHNPPDGVKGSTESNATNDEEEMKVPPHDVKRMAWNSTGNSSCPDSELSQSSISAAPLGSISVAAKSNTKQSRKQEIIKITEQLIEAINNGDFDAYTRICDPGLTSFEPEALGNLVEGMDFHKFYFDNLLSKNSKPVHTTLLNPHVHLIGEDAACIAYIRLTQFVDSTGRPRSSQSEETRVWHRREGKWLNVHFHCSGAPAAPLQ, from the exons GGGAGCTTTTTCAGTGGTGCGGAGGTGTGTGAAGAAGTCATCAGGACAGGAATATGCTGCAAAAATCATCAACACTAAGAAGTTGTCAGCGAGAG ACCATCAGAAACTAGAGAGAGAGGCTCGTATCTGTCGTCTGCTGAAACACCCAAACATTG TGAGACTGCATGACAGCATTTCAGAGGAAGGCTTTCATTACCTAGTCTTTGACCT CGTGACAGGAGGAGAGCTTTTCGAAGACATTGTAGCCAGGGAGTACTACAGCGAGGCCGACGCCAG TCATTGCATTAGTCAGATCTTGGAGAGTGTCAATCATATCCACCAGCATGATATTGTGCACAGAGACCTCAAG CCTGAAAACCTGTTGTTGGCCAGTAAGATGAAGGGAGCCGCAGTGAAGCTGGCAGACTTTGGCCTTGCTATTGAAGTGCAGGGAGACCAGCAGGCATGGTTTG GGTTTGCAGGCACTCCTGGTTATCTCTCCCCTGAGGTCCTGAGGAAGGACCCCTACGGCAAGCCTGTGGACATATGGGCTTGTG GTGTTATTCTCTATATCTTGTTAGTGGGATATCCTCCTTTCTGGGATGAGGATCAACACAAACTCTATCAGCAAATCAAAGCTGGAGCCTATGAT TTTCCCTCCCCTGAGTGGGACACAGTGACTCCAGAGGCAAAGAACTTGATCAATCAGATGTTGACCATTAACCCAGCAAAGAGAATCACCGCCGAGCAGGCCCTCAAACACCCATGGGTCTGC CACCGCTCTACAGTGGCCTCCATGATGCACAGACAGGAAACTGTTGAATGTCTTCGCAAGTTCAACGCTCGTCGAAAACTTAAG GGAGCCATTCTCACCACCATGCTGGTGTCCAGAAACTTCTCAG TGGGCCGGCAGCATACCAACTCTGCTGCTGCCGCCTCCTCCACAGCCTCACTGGCTCAGGAAG CATGCAAAAGTTTACTCAATAAGAAGTCGGATTCTGCTAAG GAGTCTCAGAGCACAGTGGTGCACAACCCTCCCGATGGAGTCAAG GGCTCAACGGAGAGCAACGCCACCAACGACGAGGAGGAAATGAAAG TGCCACCGCATGACGTAAAGCGCATGGCATGGAACAGCACTGGTAACAGCTCCTGCCCCGACTCTGAGCTCTCACAGTCGTCCATCTCTGCAGCTCCACTAGGGAGCATATCTGTCGCTGCTAAAAGCAACACTAAGCAGA GTCGTAAACAGGAGATCATCAAGATAACGGAGCAGCTGATTGAAGCCATCAACAACGGCGATTTTGATGCCTACac GAGGATCTGTGATCCCGGACTGACCTCCTTTGAACCCGAGGCCTTGGGAAACCTGGTGGAGGGAATGGACTTCCACAAGTTCTACTTTGATAACT TGCTGAGCAAGAACAGCAAGCCGGTGCACACCACCCTCCTCAACCCTCACGTGCACCTGATTGGCGAGGACGCTGCCTGCATCGCCTACATCCGTCTCACGCAGTTCGTGGACTCCACAGGCCGCCCGCgctccagccaatcagaggagaCCAGAGTGTGGCACCGTCGTGAGGGGAAGTGGCTGAACGTTCACTTTCACTGCTCAGGAGCGCCTGCTGCACCACTCCAGTGA
- the LOC114481354 gene encoding calcium/calmodulin-dependent protein kinase type II subunit gamma-like isoform X11, which yields MATTATSTRFTDEYQLYEELGKGAFSVVRRCVKKSSGQEYAAKIINTKKLSARDHQKLEREARICRLLKHPNIVRLHDSISEEGFHYLVFDLVTGGELFEDIVAREYYSEADASHCISQILESVNHIHQHDIVHRDLKPENLLLASKMKGAAVKLADFGLAIEVQGDQQAWFGFAGTPGYLSPEVLRKDPYGKPVDIWACGVILYILLVGYPPFWDEDQHKLYQQIKAGAYDFPSPEWDTVTPEAKNLINQMLTINPAKRITAEQALKHPWVCHRSTVASMMHRQETVECLRKFNARRKLKGAILTTMLVSRNFSVGRQHTNSAAAASSTASLAQEACKSLLNKKSDSAKPSTNNSKNSIVSAINALKDTNMATNAQMESQSTVVHNPPDGVKGSTESNATNDEEEMKGMKGRKQEIIKITEQLIEAINNGDFDAYTRICDPGLTSFEPEALGNLVEGMDFHKFYFDNLLSKNSKPVHTTLLNPHVHLIGEDAACIAYIRLTQFVDSTGRPRSSQSEETRVWHRREGKWLNVHFHCSGAPAAPLQ from the exons GGGAGCTTTTTCAGTGGTGCGGAGGTGTGTGAAGAAGTCATCAGGACAGGAATATGCTGCAAAAATCATCAACACTAAGAAGTTGTCAGCGAGAG ACCATCAGAAACTAGAGAGAGAGGCTCGTATCTGTCGTCTGCTGAAACACCCAAACATTG TGAGACTGCATGACAGCATTTCAGAGGAAGGCTTTCATTACCTAGTCTTTGACCT CGTGACAGGAGGAGAGCTTTTCGAAGACATTGTAGCCAGGGAGTACTACAGCGAGGCCGACGCCAG TCATTGCATTAGTCAGATCTTGGAGAGTGTCAATCATATCCACCAGCATGATATTGTGCACAGAGACCTCAAG CCTGAAAACCTGTTGTTGGCCAGTAAGATGAAGGGAGCCGCAGTGAAGCTGGCAGACTTTGGCCTTGCTATTGAAGTGCAGGGAGACCAGCAGGCATGGTTTG GGTTTGCAGGCACTCCTGGTTATCTCTCCCCTGAGGTCCTGAGGAAGGACCCCTACGGCAAGCCTGTGGACATATGGGCTTGTG GTGTTATTCTCTATATCTTGTTAGTGGGATATCCTCCTTTCTGGGATGAGGATCAACACAAACTCTATCAGCAAATCAAAGCTGGAGCCTATGAT TTTCCCTCCCCTGAGTGGGACACAGTGACTCCAGAGGCAAAGAACTTGATCAATCAGATGTTGACCATTAACCCAGCAAAGAGAATCACCGCCGAGCAGGCCCTCAAACACCCATGGGTCTGC CACCGCTCTACAGTGGCCTCCATGATGCACAGACAGGAAACTGTTGAATGTCTTCGCAAGTTCAACGCTCGTCGAAAACTTAAG GGAGCCATTCTCACCACCATGCTGGTGTCCAGAAACTTCTCAG TGGGCCGGCAGCATACCAACTCTGCTGCTGCCGCCTCCTCCACAGCCTCACTGGCTCAGGAAG CATGCAAAAGTTTACTCAATAAGAAGTCGGATTCTGCTAAG CCTTCTACCAACAACAGTAAGAACAGTATAGTGAGCGCCATCAATGCCCTGAAAGACACCAACATGGCGACCAACGCCCAGATG GAGTCTCAGAGCACAGTGGTGCACAACCCTCCCGATGGAGTCAAG GGCTCAACGGAGAGCAACGCCACCAACGACGAGGAGGAAATGAAAGGTATGAAAG GTCGTAAACAGGAGATCATCAAGATAACGGAGCAGCTGATTGAAGCCATCAACAACGGCGATTTTGATGCCTACac GAGGATCTGTGATCCCGGACTGACCTCCTTTGAACCCGAGGCCTTGGGAAACCTGGTGGAGGGAATGGACTTCCACAAGTTCTACTTTGATAACT TGCTGAGCAAGAACAGCAAGCCGGTGCACACCACCCTCCTCAACCCTCACGTGCACCTGATTGGCGAGGACGCTGCCTGCATCGCCTACATCCGTCTCACGCAGTTCGTGGACTCCACAGGCCGCCCGCgctccagccaatcagaggagaCCAGAGTGTGGCACCGTCGTGAGGGGAAGTGGCTGAACGTTCACTTTCACTGCTCAGGAGCGCCTGCTGCACCACTCCAGTGA
- the LOC114481354 gene encoding calcium/calmodulin-dependent protein kinase type II subunit gamma-like isoform X5, with protein sequence MATTATSTRFTDEYQLYEELGKGAFSVVRRCVKKSSGQEYAAKIINTKKLSARDHQKLEREARICRLLKHPNIVRLHDSISEEGFHYLVFDLVTGGELFEDIVAREYYSEADASHCISQILESVNHIHQHDIVHRDLKPENLLLASKMKGAAVKLADFGLAIEVQGDQQAWFGFAGTPGYLSPEVLRKDPYGKPVDIWACGVILYILLVGYPPFWDEDQHKLYQQIKAGAYDFPSPEWDTVTPEAKNLINQMLTINPAKRITAEQALKHPWVCHRSTVASMMHRQETVECLRKFNARRKLKGAILTTMLVSRNFSVGRQHTNSAAAASSTASLAQEACKSLLNKKSDSAKPSTNNSKNSIVSAINALKDTNMATNAQMESQSTVVHNPPDGVKGSTESNATNDEEEMKVPPHDVKRMAWNSTGNSSCPDSELSQSSISAAPLGSISVAAKSNTKQSRKQEIIKITEQLIEAINNGDFDAYTRICDPGLTSFEPEALGNLVEGMDFHKFYFDNLLSKNSKPVHTTLLNPHVHLIGEDAACIAYIRLTQFVDSTGRPRSSQSEETRVWHRREGKWLNVHFHCSGAPAAPLQ encoded by the exons GGGAGCTTTTTCAGTGGTGCGGAGGTGTGTGAAGAAGTCATCAGGACAGGAATATGCTGCAAAAATCATCAACACTAAGAAGTTGTCAGCGAGAG ACCATCAGAAACTAGAGAGAGAGGCTCGTATCTGTCGTCTGCTGAAACACCCAAACATTG TGAGACTGCATGACAGCATTTCAGAGGAAGGCTTTCATTACCTAGTCTTTGACCT CGTGACAGGAGGAGAGCTTTTCGAAGACATTGTAGCCAGGGAGTACTACAGCGAGGCCGACGCCAG TCATTGCATTAGTCAGATCTTGGAGAGTGTCAATCATATCCACCAGCATGATATTGTGCACAGAGACCTCAAG CCTGAAAACCTGTTGTTGGCCAGTAAGATGAAGGGAGCCGCAGTGAAGCTGGCAGACTTTGGCCTTGCTATTGAAGTGCAGGGAGACCAGCAGGCATGGTTTG GGTTTGCAGGCACTCCTGGTTATCTCTCCCCTGAGGTCCTGAGGAAGGACCCCTACGGCAAGCCTGTGGACATATGGGCTTGTG GTGTTATTCTCTATATCTTGTTAGTGGGATATCCTCCTTTCTGGGATGAGGATCAACACAAACTCTATCAGCAAATCAAAGCTGGAGCCTATGAT TTTCCCTCCCCTGAGTGGGACACAGTGACTCCAGAGGCAAAGAACTTGATCAATCAGATGTTGACCATTAACCCAGCAAAGAGAATCACCGCCGAGCAGGCCCTCAAACACCCATGGGTCTGC CACCGCTCTACAGTGGCCTCCATGATGCACAGACAGGAAACTGTTGAATGTCTTCGCAAGTTCAACGCTCGTCGAAAACTTAAG GGAGCCATTCTCACCACCATGCTGGTGTCCAGAAACTTCTCAG TGGGCCGGCAGCATACCAACTCTGCTGCTGCCGCCTCCTCCACAGCCTCACTGGCTCAGGAAG CATGCAAAAGTTTACTCAATAAGAAGTCGGATTCTGCTAAG CCTTCTACCAACAACAGTAAGAACAGTATAGTGAGCGCCATCAATGCCCTGAAAGACACCAACATGGCGACCAACGCCCAGATG GAGTCTCAGAGCACAGTGGTGCACAACCCTCCCGATGGAGTCAAG GGCTCAACGGAGAGCAACGCCACCAACGACGAGGAGGAAATGAAAG TGCCACCGCATGACGTAAAGCGCATGGCATGGAACAGCACTGGTAACAGCTCCTGCCCCGACTCTGAGCTCTCACAGTCGTCCATCTCTGCAGCTCCACTAGGGAGCATATCTGTCGCTGCTAAAAGCAACACTAAGCAGA GTCGTAAACAGGAGATCATCAAGATAACGGAGCAGCTGATTGAAGCCATCAACAACGGCGATTTTGATGCCTACac GAGGATCTGTGATCCCGGACTGACCTCCTTTGAACCCGAGGCCTTGGGAAACCTGGTGGAGGGAATGGACTTCCACAAGTTCTACTTTGATAACT TGCTGAGCAAGAACAGCAAGCCGGTGCACACCACCCTCCTCAACCCTCACGTGCACCTGATTGGCGAGGACGCTGCCTGCATCGCCTACATCCGTCTCACGCAGTTCGTGGACTCCACAGGCCGCCCGCgctccagccaatcagaggagaCCAGAGTGTGGCACCGTCGTGAGGGGAAGTGGCTGAACGTTCACTTTCACTGCTCAGGAGCGCCTGCTGCACCACTCCAGTGA
- the LOC114481354 gene encoding calcium/calmodulin-dependent protein kinase type II delta chain-like isoform X8, whose protein sequence is MATTATSTRFTDEYQLYEELGKGAFSVVRRCVKKSSGQEYAAKIINTKKLSARDHQKLEREARICRLLKHPNIVRLHDSISEEGFHYLVFDLVTGGELFEDIVAREYYSEADASHCISQILESVNHIHQHDIVHRDLKPENLLLASKMKGAAVKLADFGLAIEVQGDQQAWFGFAGTPGYLSPEVLRKDPYGKPVDIWACGVILYILLVGYPPFWDEDQHKLYQQIKAGAYDFPSPEWDTVTPEAKNLINQMLTINPAKRITAEQALKHPWVCHRSTVASMMHRQETVECLRKFNARRKLKGAILTTMLVSRNFSACKSLLNKKSDSAKESQSTVVHNPPDGVKGSTESNATNDEEEMKGMKADSTALSLSSATEEMPPLLPSPQGSPAMPPHDVKRMAWNSTGNSSCPDSELSQSSISAAPLGSISVAAKSNTKQSRKQEIIKITEQLIEAINNGDFDAYTRICDPGLTSFEPEALGNLVEGMDFHKFYFDNLLSKNSKPVHTTLLNPHVHLIGEDAACIAYIRLTQFVDSTGRPRSSQSEETRVWHRREGKWLNVHFHCSGAPAAPLQ, encoded by the exons GGGAGCTTTTTCAGTGGTGCGGAGGTGTGTGAAGAAGTCATCAGGACAGGAATATGCTGCAAAAATCATCAACACTAAGAAGTTGTCAGCGAGAG ACCATCAGAAACTAGAGAGAGAGGCTCGTATCTGTCGTCTGCTGAAACACCCAAACATTG TGAGACTGCATGACAGCATTTCAGAGGAAGGCTTTCATTACCTAGTCTTTGACCT CGTGACAGGAGGAGAGCTTTTCGAAGACATTGTAGCCAGGGAGTACTACAGCGAGGCCGACGCCAG TCATTGCATTAGTCAGATCTTGGAGAGTGTCAATCATATCCACCAGCATGATATTGTGCACAGAGACCTCAAG CCTGAAAACCTGTTGTTGGCCAGTAAGATGAAGGGAGCCGCAGTGAAGCTGGCAGACTTTGGCCTTGCTATTGAAGTGCAGGGAGACCAGCAGGCATGGTTTG GGTTTGCAGGCACTCCTGGTTATCTCTCCCCTGAGGTCCTGAGGAAGGACCCCTACGGCAAGCCTGTGGACATATGGGCTTGTG GTGTTATTCTCTATATCTTGTTAGTGGGATATCCTCCTTTCTGGGATGAGGATCAACACAAACTCTATCAGCAAATCAAAGCTGGAGCCTATGAT TTTCCCTCCCCTGAGTGGGACACAGTGACTCCAGAGGCAAAGAACTTGATCAATCAGATGTTGACCATTAACCCAGCAAAGAGAATCACCGCCGAGCAGGCCCTCAAACACCCATGGGTCTGC CACCGCTCTACAGTGGCCTCCATGATGCACAGACAGGAAACTGTTGAATGTCTTCGCAAGTTCAACGCTCGTCGAAAACTTAAG GGAGCCATTCTCACCACCATGCTGGTGTCCAGAAACTTCTCAG CATGCAAAAGTTTACTCAATAAGAAGTCGGATTCTGCTAAG GAGTCTCAGAGCACAGTGGTGCACAACCCTCCCGATGGAGTCAAG GGCTCAACGGAGAGCAACGCCACCAACGACGAGGAGGAAATGAAAGGTATGAAAG cGGACAGCACGGCGCTGAGTTTGAGCAGCGCCACAGAAGAGATGCCCCCACTTCTGCCCTCACCTCAAGGTTCACCTGCCA TGCCACCGCATGACGTAAAGCGCATGGCATGGAACAGCACTGGTAACAGCTCCTGCCCCGACTCTGAGCTCTCACAGTCGTCCATCTCTGCAGCTCCACTAGGGAGCATATCTGTCGCTGCTAAAAGCAACACTAAGCAGA GTCGTAAACAGGAGATCATCAAGATAACGGAGCAGCTGATTGAAGCCATCAACAACGGCGATTTTGATGCCTACac GAGGATCTGTGATCCCGGACTGACCTCCTTTGAACCCGAGGCCTTGGGAAACCTGGTGGAGGGAATGGACTTCCACAAGTTCTACTTTGATAACT TGCTGAGCAAGAACAGCAAGCCGGTGCACACCACCCTCCTCAACCCTCACGTGCACCTGATTGGCGAGGACGCTGCCTGCATCGCCTACATCCGTCTCACGCAGTTCGTGGACTCCACAGGCCGCCCGCgctccagccaatcagaggagaCCAGAGTGTGGCACCGTCGTGAGGGGAAGTGGCTGAACGTTCACTTTCACTGCTCAGGAGCGCCTGCTGCACCACTCCAGTGA